One stretch of Anolis carolinensis isolate JA03-04 chromosome 3, rAnoCar3.1.pri, whole genome shotgun sequence DNA includes these proteins:
- the thap12 gene encoding 52 kDa repressor of the inhibitor of the protein kinase: protein MPNFCAAPNCTRKSTSADLAFFRFPRDPVRCQRWVENCRRADLEDKTPDQLNKHYRLCANHFETSMICRSSPYRTVLRDNAVPTIFDLTSHLNNPRSRHRKRIKELSEEEIRTLKQRKTDEHFEQEKANQESVDNDIPNPASVEGGDEPVEDDNPLTQEERENKDYLKSLFEILILMGKQNIPLDGHNADALPKGIFTPDNFQALLDFRINSGDEVLRKRFETMAVNLAYCSKMDQKQMLEICENCVREETLREVRDSHFFSVVTDELVDLAGEEHLPILVRFVDDCHNLREEFIGFLPYEADPEILAVKFHTAITEKWGLNMEYCRGQAYIVSSGIASKMKTVATRILEKYPQAVYTLSASCALNIWLAKSIPVTGVSVALGTIEEVCSFFRQSLQLMGDLDNVVSLLFQNSEEKGNELKEIVRSDWTGRHDTFEIVVDLLQAFVMCLDGINDAAVRWNSSVSGQAYILSTALAEFDFIVTVVIIKNILSFTRAFGKNLQGQTSDVFFAASSLTAVLHSLNEVMENIEVYHEFWFEEATNLAMKLDIPVKLPGKYCRAQQGNLDSEITPENYYKEALSIPTVEHIIQELKDIFSEQHLRALKCLSLVPSVMGQLKFNTSEEHHADMYKNDLTNPDTLSAELHCWRIKWKHRGKDIELPTTIYETLHLPDIKFFPNVYSLLKVLCILPVMKVENEKFEIGRRRLKAYLKNTLTEQRSSNLALLNINFDIKHDLDLMVDTYIKLYPDKVKDSEEFIPLSESVEET, encoded by the exons AGCCCTTACAGGACAGTTTTACGAGACAACGCTGTGCCAACGATATTCGACCTCACGAGCCATCTGAACAATCCGCGCAGCAGGCACAGAaaaagaatcaaagagttg AGTGAAGAAGAAATACGAACATTAAAGCAACGAAAGA CTGATGAACATTTTGAGCAGGAAAAAGCAAATCAAGAGTCCGTTGACAACGATATCCCAAACCCAGCCTCTGTGGAAGGAGGAGATGAGCCCGTTGAAGATGACAACCCTTTAACGCAAGAGGAGAGGGAAAATAAAGACTACCTGAAATCCTTATTTGAAATATTAATCCTGATGGGCAAACAGAACATTCCTTTGGATGGCCACAATGCGGACGCACTCCCCAAAGGCATCTTCACGCCGGACAACTTCCAGGCCCTCTTGGACTTCAGGATCAACTCTGGAGACGAGGTCCTGAGGAAGCGGTTTGAGACTATGGCTGTGAACCTGGCTTATTGCTCCAAGATGGATCAGAAGCAAATGCTGGAGATCTGTGAAAACTGCGTGCGCGAGGAGACCCTCCGGGAAGTCAGGGATTCTCACTTCTTCTCCGTCGTCACAGATGAGCTGGTGGATCTCGCCGGCGAGGAACACTTGCCGATACTGGTGAGGTTCGTCGATGACTGTCACAACCTGCGGGAGGAATTCATCGGTTTCCTGCCTTACGAGGCAGATCCTGAAATCTTAGCCGTTAAGTTCCATACGGCGATTACTGAAAAATGGGGCCTGAACATGGAATATTGCCGGGGCCAGGCCTATATTGTCTCCAGTGGCATTGCTTCCAAAATGAAGACCGTGGCGACAAGGATCTTAGAAAAATACCCCCAAGCTGTATATACCTTGTCTGCTTCGTGTGCCTTGAACATCTGGTTAGCCAAGTCGATTCCAGTGACGGGTGTCTCTGTGGCGCTTGGAACAATAGAGGAGGTTTGCTCGTTCTTTCGCCAGTCGCTGCAGTTGATGGGGGATTTGGACAACGTCGTCTCTCTTCTCTTCCAGAACAGCGAGGAGAAGGGGAATGAATTGAAGGAGATTGTCCGTTCCGATTGGACAGGGAGACACGATACCTTTGAGATCGTGGTGGACCTCCTGCAGGCCTTTGTGATGTGCCTGGATGGCATAAATGATGCTGCTGTCCGGTGGAACAGTTCTGTTTCTGGCCAAGCGTACATCCTTTCCACCGCATTAGCAGAGTTTGACTTCATTGTGACGGTGGTGATCATCAAGAACATCCTCTCCTTCACAAGAGCCTTTGGGAAGAACCTCCAGGGCCAAACGTCGGATGTCTTCTTTGCCGCCAGCAGTTTGACGGCCGTGTTGCATTCCTTGAACGAGGTGATGGAGAACATTGAGGTGTACCACGAATTCTGGTTTGAGGAGGCCACCAACCTGGCCATGAAGCTGGACATCCCCGTTAAGCTCCCGGGGAAATATTGCCGAGCCCAACAAGGGAACTTGGACTCTGAGATAACGCCAGAAAACTACTACAAAGAAGCACTTAGCATCCCCACTGTAGAGCACATCATCCAGGAACTGAAGGACATCTTTTCGGAGCAGCATCTTAGAGCGCTGAAGTGTTTGTCTTTAGTGCCTTCGGTCATGGGGCAGCTCAAATTCAACACATCTGAGGAACATCACGCCGACATGTACAAAAACGACCTCACCAACCCAGATACGTTGTCTGCAGAACTCCACTGCTGGAGAATCAAGTGGAAACACAGAGGGAAGGATATAGAGCTGCCCACCACCATTTACGAAACCCTTCATTTGCCCGACATCAAATTCTTCCCCAATGTCTATTCGTTGCTCAAAGTCCTCTGCATCCTGCCCGTAATGAAGGTGGAGAACGAAAAGTTCGAAATCGGCCGAAGGCGCCTGAAGGCCTACTTGAAGAACACATTGACTGAACAGAGGTCCAGTAACCTAGCCTTGCTTAACATAAACTTTGATATTAAGCACGACTTGGATTTAATGGTGGACACCTACATCAAGCTGTATCCCGACAAAGTGAAGGATTCAGAAGAATTCATTCCACTGTCAGAAAGCGTGGAAGAGACTTAA